One Cryptomeria japonica chromosome 9, Sugi_1.0, whole genome shotgun sequence genomic window carries:
- the LOC131052092 gene encoding putative pentatricopeptide repeat-containing protein At1g68930: MIVGYVQNGLLDQGFELFKKMQLVGVKPDTSTFASILPTCAKLGALEQGMEIHQKGFLSNVVVVTSLIDMYVKCGCIQNGYKMFDNKPQRDVASWNAMIVGYTQNGLADKTLEMFKQMQFVGVKPDTSTFASILPACAKLGGLEQGMEIHQKIIDSRCLSDIVVTALIDMYGKCGSIQKARELFDKMHHPGAVSWNAMIAGYTPSISLNR; this comes from the coding sequence atgattgtaggatatgtaCAAAATGGGCTTCTTGATCAAGGCTTTGAGCTTTTTAAGAAAATGCAATTAGTGGGTGTAAAGCCAGACACATcaacgtttgccagcatcctcccaacTTGTGCTAAACTTGGAGCTCTTGAGCAAGGTATGGAAATCCATCAAAAAGGATTTCTGTCAAACGTTGTAGTTGTGACATCTCTGATAgacatgtatgtaaaatgtggaTGCATACAGAATGGATACAAAATGTTTGACAATAAGCCTCAACGTGATGTGGCCTCGTGGAATGCAATGATAGTTGGATATACACAGAATGGACTTGCTGATAAAACCTTGGAGATGTTTAAGCAAATGCAATTCGTAGGTGTCAAGCCAGACACGTCAACCTTTGCCAGTATTCTGCCCGCATGTGCCAAGCTGGGAGGTTTGGAACAGGGGATGGAGATCCATCAAAAAATAATCGATAGTAGATGTTTGTCTGATATCGTTGTGACTGCCTTGATAGACATgtatggaaaatgtggaagtatacaGAAGGCAcgagaattgtttgacaaaatgcatcATCCAGGCGcagtctcatggaatgcaatgatcgcAGGATATACGCCCTCAATCTCTTTGAACAGATGA
- the LOC131052087 gene encoding pentatricopeptide repeat-containing protein At3g02330, mitochondrial-like — MGDLVQGLEIHQKIIECGFLSDVIVVTALIDMYAKFGSIQKASNLFDKMSPRDVTSWNAMIIEVAVANALVDMYAKCESIHKAHELFNNMSQRDVVSWNSMIVGYAQNGLFDRALDAFKEMQLAGIKPDSVTFSCILPACAQLVAMELAMEIHQGIVKNGFFSDIVVGTSLIDMYAKCGSLQKACTLFHKMPKRDVASWNAMIVGYAQNGLLDKSLDYFKKMRMADEKPESSTFACILPVCAKLGALEQGMEFHQNIIKSGFSSDVVVVTALIDMYAKCTRLRKARELFDKMYHPGIVSWNTMISGYAMHGYCKEALELFELMKHSGTIADHVSLICVLFACSHAGLLDEGCKSFIHMSNSSHKNMRLGEFVTRVLLELDPGNAAHYVLLSNIYADAGMWGNVQKNGVLDEALRLLYKVPNRDVALWTAMITACVQNGALDLALKFFEEMPQRNVVSWTAIISGYAQNGHSEKALEIFNQMQLAGVESTSATFASILPVCAKMGDLEKGMENHQKIIECNLLSDDVVLTGLIDMYAKCRSMQRALCLFKKMSKPDAASWTAIIAGYMQNGFVDKALEFFKQMQLAGVEPDSSTFASILPAYASMGDLEQGKKIHQKLIESGFLSDTVVTALIDMYAKCGSIQKAN, encoded by the exons atgggagatttggtgCAGGGATTGGAGATCCACCAAAAAATAATTGAATGTGGATTTTTGTCAGATGTTATCGTGGTGACTGCCTTGATAGATATGTATGCGAAATTTGGAAGCATACAAAAGGCATCCAACTTGTTTGATAAAATGTCCCCACGAGATGTAACATCATGGAATGCGATGATTATAG AAGTTGCAGTTGCAAATgcgttggtagacatgtatgcaaaatgtgaaagcatACATAAGGCACATGAATTGTTTAACAATATGTCTCAACGAGATGTGGTCTCGTGGAATtcaatgattgtaggatatgcacaaaatggacttTTTGATAGGGCTTTGGATGCTTTTAaggaaatgcaattggcaggtataAAACCAGACTCAGTAACCTTCTCCTGCATCCTTCCAGCTTGTGCACAACTTGTAGCTATGGAATTGGCCATGGAGATTCATCAAGGAatagtcaaaaatggatttttctCAGATATTGTAGTTGGGACTTCCctaatagacatgtatgcaaaatgtggaagtttACAGAAGGCTTGCACATTATTTCACAAAATGCCTAAAAGAGACGTggcctcatggaatgcaatgattgtaggGTATGCACAAAATGGCCTTCTCGATAAATCCTTAGATTATTTTAAGAAAATGCGAATGGCAGATGAAAAGCCAGAATCATCTACTTTTGCCTGCATACTTCCAGTTTGTGCCAAACTTGGAGCACTTGAGCAGGGTATGGAGTTCCATCAAAACATAATCAAAAGTGGTTTttcgtcagatgttgtagttgtgactGCCTTgattgacatgtatgcaaaatgtacgAGACTGCGGAAAGCCCGTGAGTTGTTTGACAAAATGTATCATCCAGGCATAGTCTCATGGAACACAATGATTTCAGGATATGCAATGCATGGCTATTGCAAGGAAGCCCTTGAACTATTTGAACTTATGAAGCATTCCGGAACAATTGCAGACCATGTAAGCTTAATCTGTGTTTTATTTGCATGCAGCCATGCAGGTTTACTGGATGAGGGATGTAAATCATTCATTCACATGAGCAACTC GTCACATAAGAATATGAGGCTAGGAGAATTTGTGACAAGAGTCCTTCTTGAGTTGGATCCTGGAAACGCTGCACATTATGTTCTTCTGTCCAACATATATGCAGACGCTGGCATGTGGGGTAATGTTCAAAAG AATGGTGTTCTTGACGAGGCGCTGAGGCTTCTCTATAAAGTTCCAAATCGAGATGTGGCCTTATGGACTGCTATGATTACAGCATGTGTGCAAAATGGTGCTcttgacttggctttgaagtttTTCGAAGAAATGCCTCAGCGGAATGTGGTTTCATGGACTGCAATCATTTCTGGATATGCACAAAACGGGCATTCTGAAAAAGCATTGGAGATATTTaaccaaatgcaattggcaggcgtAGAGTCAACCTCGGCAacttttgccagcatcctccctgtttGTGCCAAGATGGGAGATTTGGAAAAGGGTAtggaaaaccaccaaaaaattattGAATGCAACCTTTTGTCAGATGATGTTGTTTTGACTGGCCTGATAGATATGTATGCGAAATGTCGAAGCATGCAGAGGGCACTTTGTTTGTTTAAGAAAATGTCTAAACCAGATGCTGCCTCATGGACTGCAATCATTGCTGGATAtatgcaaaatggatttgttgataaAGCCCTAGAGTTTTTTAAGCAAATGCAACTGGCAGGTGTAGAGCCGGACTCGTCAACATTTGCAAGCATCCTCCCAGCTTATGCGAgcatgggagatttggaacagggtaagAAAATCCATCAAAAACTAATTGAAAGTGGATTTTTATCAGACACGGTAGTGACTGCACTGAtcgacatgtatgcaaaatgtgggagTATACAGAAAGCTAATTAA
- the LOC131855775 gene encoding pentatricopeptide repeat-containing protein At3g53360, mitochondrial-like has protein sequence MLSVAYFNGHVSLRALCKEGCLKEVLRILLTANNPPVHSSTCIHILHASFAGKTLSKGKQIHSYINDSKFTFATNPVLQNTLINMYDKCGSLVDARRAFDNMSEPDVLSWNMIIAAYRRHGLIQQALTLFHKMQRTDIQPDHFTFSTILPVCANPASLNHGLEIHGKIIRCGCQSDVIVTNTLIDMYAKCQRVETAHELFDKMPDRDVVSWTAILAGYARNGLFEKALQSFKQMQLAGVKPNSATFATMLPACSKIGDLEQGIEIHQVIVESGFSSDVVVSNALIDMYAKCGIIQKSRAVFDKMHNADVVSWTAMITGYTQSGVLDEALMLFEEMPQRNVVSWTAIIGGYAQNGFVDKSFEIFEQMQSSGVKPNSATFASILPAFAKVGDLQHGMEVHQKIVESGLLSDATAVTTLIDFYAKRGSIDKAHELFDNMSERNVVSSTAIVAGYAQNGLVEQALEIFKEMLSAGVKPNSATLATILPVCAKMRSLEYGMEIHQIIIECEFLSHVVVVTSLIDMYAKCGSIHKSRKLFEKIPQRDVASWTAIIAGYAQIGLVEEALEILKQMQLAGIKPNSSVFASILSACVKHGVMEIGMEIHRRTIESGYSTDVVIATSLIDMYANFGYVNKACKLFEEMPERNLASWNAMI, from the coding sequence ATGTTATCCGTTGCCTATTTCAATGGTCATGTCAGTTTGAGAGCACTTTGTAAAGAGGGTTGTTTGAAGGAGGTTCTGCGCATTCTTCTAACTGCAAACAACCCTCCTGTACATTCCTCTACATGCATTCATATATTGCACGCCTCCTTTGCCGGAAAAACTCTTTCCAAGGGCAAGCAAATCCACTCTTACATCAATGACAGCAAATTCACTTTTGCGACAAACCCAGTTTTACAAAACACACTTATCAACATGTATGACAAGTGCGGAAGCTTGGTGGATGCTCGTAGAGCCTTTGACAACATGTCTGAACCAGATGTCTTGTCATGGAATATGATAATTGCAGCTTACAGAAGGCACGGGCTTATTCAGCAAGCATTAACTCTGTTTCATAAAATGCAACGAACAGACATACAACCTGATCACTTCACCTTCTCTACTATTCTCCCTGTATGTGCCAATCCGGCGTCTCTAAATCATGGTTTGGAGATTCATGGAAAAATCATTAGATGTGGATGTCAATCTGATGTTATTGTGACGAATACCTTGATTGACATGTATGCGAAATGTCAGAGAGTAGAGACAGcccatgaactgtttgacaaaatgcctgacCGAGATGTGGTCTCATGGACTGCGATCCTTGCTGGATATGCACGGAATGGACTTTTTGAAAAAGCCTTGCAGAGTTTCAAGCAAATGCAGTTGGCTGGTGTAAAGCCGAACTCGGCAACGTTTGCTACCATGCTACCAGCGTGCTCCAAAATTGGAGACTTGGAACAGGGTATAGAGATTCATCAAGTAATAGTCGAAAGTGGTTTTTCGTCAGATGTTGTTGTTTCGAATGCGCTGATAGACATGTATGCGAAATGTGGAATCATACAGAAGTCACGCGCTGTGTTTGATAAAATGCATAATGCAGATGTTGTGTCATGGACTGCTATGATTACAGGATATACTCAAAGTGGTGTTCTTGACGAGGCTTTGATGCTTTTTGaagaaatgcctcaaagaaatgtggtttcgtGGACTGCAATCATTGGTGGTTATGCACAAAATGGGTTTGTCGATAAATCCTTTGAGATTTTCGAGCAAATGCAATCATCAGGTGTTAAGCCAAACTCGGcaacctttgctagcattctcCCAGCATttgccaaagtgggagatttgcAACATGGCATGGAAGTCCATCAAAAAATAGTTGAGAGTGGATTGTTGTCAGATGCTACAGCTGTAACTACCCTGATAGACTTTTATGCTAaacgtggaagcatagacaaggcacatgagcTGTTTGACAATATGTCTGAAAGGAATGTGGTCTCGTCGACTGCAATtgttgctggatatgcacaaaatggactcGTTGAACAAGCTTTGGAAATTTTTAAGGAAATGCTTTCAGCAGGTGTGAAGCCAAACTCAGCAACTCTTGCCACTATTCTCCCTGTGTGTGCCAAAATGCGATCTTTGGAATATGGTATGGAAATCCATCAAATAATAATAGAATGTGAATTTTTGTCACACGTTGTAGTTGTTACTTctctgatagacatgtatgcaaaatgtggaagtatacACAAGTCACGTAAGTTGTTTGAAAAAATACCCCAACGAGATGTGGCCTCATGGACAGCAAtcattgctggatatgcacaaattGGGTTAGTTGAGGAGGCCTTGGAAATtttaaagcaaatgcaattggcaggtataAAGCCAAACTCATCAGTCTTTGCCAGCATCCTTTCAGCTTGTGTGAAACACGGAGTTATGGAAATAGGTATGGAAATCCATCGAAGAACAATTGAAAGTGGGTATTCGACAGATGTTGTAATTGCAACTAGtctgatagacatgtatgcaaatttTGGATATGTAAATAAGGCATGCAAGTTGTTTGAAGAAATGCCAGAACGAAATTTggcctcatggaatgcaatgatctAG